The genome window CCCCCAGCATGGCCCCCAGGCGCGGCGTCCATACCCCTGCGGCGAGCACCACGTTTTCCGTGAGGATCAGCCCCTTGTCCGTCTCCACCCCGCTGACGCGGCCGTTCTCCATGCGCAGATCCATGACGTGCGTACGCGGCATGATGACGGCTCCGTGAGCTCTGGCGTGCTCGGCCAAGCCAAAGCAAAGGCGCATGGGGTTCAGCGTGCAGTCATTATTGAAGTTCAGGCAGCCTATGACATTATCGCCTATATTAGGCTCATGGCGGCGCAATTCGTCGCGGTCCCACAGCGTTACGTTATAACCTTCCTTTTGTTTGCCTTCATAATTGGCTTTCACCATTTCCAGATGGCTCTCATTGTCCACCAGCAGGCCGATACCTTCGGGGCTGAAGTCGAAATCCACCGGCAGGAATTTTTGGGCCTCGTAGAAGAGATCCTGTCCTGTTTTGCAGAACAGGCTGAAATCGCCGGGTGGCGTATCGTAGGTCACCACATGCCCCTCGCAGCGGCGGCTGGTTCCCCAAGCGAATTCGCCGCGCTCCACTAGTGTTACATCCATTCCGCCCATGGCCAGGTAGCAGGCCACCGAGGTTCCGACGGCCCCGCCGCCGATGACGACGGTTCCGGCTGTCCGTTTGTTGCTCATGATATTTCTCCTTGCGGGCTGCATCGTGAAGTCATTGGGGCCGTCGGCTTCAGGCCATGCGGGAATCCGTGGGATCGGCGCCTTTGGCAAGGCCGCAACCGTCGACCAGAGGGCAGCTGGAGCCGTCAAGAAGACAATCTGTGTCCTCAAAACAGCGCGAGGTTTCCTCCAGGCTGCAGTGGGCGGTTTCCGGGGCCATCTTCAGGCTCACCGCGAAGCCCAGCATGGTGATGCAGGCGGCGATCATCATGGTGACCTGAATGTTGAGACGGGCCAGAGCCAGGGGCACCAGGTAGGTGCCTATGGCCGCTCCTATCCTGGTGAGGGAGGAGGCCAGACCCACGGCGGAGGCGCGTATTTCGGTGGGGAAGAGCTCGTTGGGATAGACGAATTGCAGGTTCTGGGAACCGCTGGTGCACAGCGCGTACATGGAAAAAAGCAGGAAGATGACATAGGGTGGGGCATTACTGAAAATGCTGAGCAGGGTGAGGGCTACAGCGGACCAGAAAAAACTGTGCAGC of Desulfovibrio porci contains these proteins:
- a CDS encoding NAD(P)/FAD-dependent oxidoreductase translates to MSNKRTAGTVVIGGGAVGTSVACYLAMGGMDVTLVERGEFAWGTSRRCEGHVVTYDTPPGDFSLFCKTGQDLFYEAQKFLPVDFDFSPEGIGLLVDNESHLEMVKANYEGKQKEGYNVTLWDRDELRRHEPNIGDNVIGCLNFNNDCTLNPMRLCFGLAEHARAHGAVIMPRTHVMDLRMENGRVSGVETDKGLILTENVVLAAGVWTPRLGAMLGVNVPIRPRQGHILVTERVQGLLNKAYVEYGYLLTKHGLKRDNVTPDMDKFGVAFVIEPSTAGTVLIGSSRRFVGMDTRPHPSVMRAVAERGTQFFPALSDMRLLRCYAGVRPATTDELPIISTTHIPGLFIGAGHEGLGISLSLITGKIMSQLVRGQTPFIDISYMGIDRFGLNPPAMPVGQTAV